Proteins co-encoded in one Victivallis lenta genomic window:
- a CDS encoding LacI family DNA-binding transcriptional regulator, with product MEAETAKININTIARLAKVSTSTVSSFINGTEVFPFSPETRLRVKEAMRELNYRPHIGGILMRRSAQRRGKVGFVMGEDCCQPVLRTAANPLVQRFLCDLEDAINTRLNMSLEILRIDGEDSRSVWNTQLLELDCLINFGQLNNLMCDTLFRRNLPMIEVYSTGEVRRHGDFSGIDAEFDFLFWRNDCQIERLFEHFHAMGKRRFLFISSCNIKALRPDFYGYDAEMKLEGFKRALVSHPDCSGRILSAKNVNDFNMFREFELTRELLRENRDALEAAEAVICHNDIVAQGAASIAMEFGLQPGRDLELSGEGDFREFQYWHPKITTSSVDYARLTDRICELIELRRSDRKSPPRKIEIPTLLITPGQA from the coding sequence ATGGAAGCCGAAACGGCCAAAATCAACATCAACACCATCGCCAGATTGGCGAAGGTCTCCACTTCGACGGTGTCGAGCTTCATCAACGGGACCGAGGTGTTTCCGTTCTCGCCGGAGACGCGGCTCCGCGTGAAGGAGGCGATGCGAGAGCTGAATTACCGGCCCCACATCGGCGGCATCCTGATGCGCCGGAGCGCCCAGCGGCGCGGCAAGGTCGGTTTCGTAATGGGGGAGGACTGCTGCCAGCCGGTGCTGCGCACGGCGGCGAATCCGCTGGTGCAGCGCTTCCTGTGCGATCTGGAGGATGCGATCAATACCCGGCTGAATATGTCTCTGGAAATTCTGCGGATCGACGGCGAGGATTCCCGCAGCGTCTGGAACACACAGCTGCTCGAACTGGATTGCCTGATCAATTTCGGGCAGCTGAACAATCTGATGTGCGATACGCTGTTCCGGCGCAACCTGCCGATGATCGAGGTTTACTCCACCGGGGAGGTTCGCCGTCACGGCGATTTTTCCGGCATCGATGCCGAGTTCGATTTTCTGTTCTGGCGCAACGACTGCCAGATCGAGCGGCTGTTTGAACATTTTCATGCGATGGGAAAGCGCCGTTTCCTGTTCATTTCAAGCTGCAACATCAAGGCGCTGCGTCCGGATTTCTACGGCTACGATGCCGAAATGAAGCTGGAGGGTTTCAAACGGGCGCTGGTTTCGCACCCGGACTGTTCCGGGCGGATTCTCTCCGCGAAAAACGTGAACGACTTCAATATGTTCCGGGAGTTCGAGCTCACCCGCGAGTTGCTGCGGGAGAACCGCGACGCGCTCGAAGCGGCGGAAGCGGTGATCTGCCACAACGATATCGTCGCGCAGGGAGCGGCCTCCATCGCGATGGAATTCGGACTGCAGCCGGGCCGCGACCTGGAACTCTCCGGCGAGGGGGATTTCCGGGAATTCCAGTACTGGCATCCGAAAATCACTACCAGCAGCGTCGACTACGCCCGGCTGACCGACCGGATCTGCGAACTGATTGAGCTGCGCCGGTCCGACCGGAAGAGTCCGCCGCGGAAGATTGAAATCCCCACGCTGCTGATCACCCCCGGCCAGGCCTGA